GTCGAACACCGGATAGTGCTCGGCCTTCAGGTGCGGCGCGCCTTCCACCGTCATCGCGCCGCAGATGTGGACGTTGGCGGCCTCGATCTCGCGCTTGGTGAAACCCACGGCCTGCAGCAGGTCGAAGCCGGGGGCCGCGATCGCTTCCGCGCCGATGCCGAGCTGGTCGCGGATGAAATCTTCGCCAAAGGTCCACTTGTTGAAGGCGAACTTGATGTCGAAGGCGGTCGGAAGGGCCTTTTCGACCTTGGCGATCGCTTCATCCGTAAAACCCTTGGCCCTCAGCGTCGAGGCGTTGATGCCGGGGGCGTTCGACAGCGAGCCGTGGCCGACGGCATAGGCCTCGATCTCCGCGATATCGCTCTCGCGATAGCCGAGCGCGCGCAGCGCTGCGGGGACCGCGCGGTTGATGATCTTGAAGTAGCCGCCGCCGGCGAGCTTCTTGAACTTCACCAGCGCGAAGTCGGGCTCGATGCCGGTGGTGTCGCAGTCCATGACGAGGCCGATCGTGCCGGTCGGCGCGATCACCGTGGTCTGGGCGTTGCGATAGCCGTGCTGCTCGCCGAGCTCCAGCGCCGCATCCCAGGCCGCCTGCGCATGCGCGACCAGGTCGGCTTGCGGGCAGGAGGCGTGGTCGAGCGGCACCGGGTTGACGCTGAGCGCCTCGTAACCAGAGCTCTGGCCGTGCGCGGCGCAGCGGTGGTTGCGGATGACGCGCAGCATGTGCGCGGCGTTCTTCTTGTAGCCGGGGAAGGTGCCGAGCTCGGCCGCAATCTCCGCCGACGTCTTGTAGGTGATGCCGGTCATGACGGCGGTCAGCGCGCCGCAGAGCGCGCGGCCTTCCTTGCTGTCATAGGGCAGGCCCATGGTCATCAGCAGGCCGCCGATATTGGCGTAGCCGAGGCCGAGCGTGCGGAACTCGTAGGAGAGCTCGGCGATCGCGCGGGACGGGAACTGCGCCATCATCACGGAGATTTCGAGCACCAGGGTCCAGAGCCGGCAGAGATGCTCGTAACCCTCGACGTCGAAGCGCTTCGTCGTGGTGTTGTAGAACGTCAAGAGGTTGGCGGAGGCGAGGTTGCACGCCGTGTCGTCCAGGAACATGTATTCCGAGCACGGATTGGACGCGCGGATGTCGCCGGACGCCTTGCAGGTGTGCCAGTCGTTCATGGTGGTGTTGAAGTGCAGGCCCGGGTCGGCCGACGCCCAGGCGGCGTAACCGATCTTCTCCCAGAGGTCGCGGGCGCGCAGCGTCTTCATCACCTTCTTGTTGGTGCGGCCAATGAGGCTCCAGTCGCCGTCGGTCTCGACCGCGCGCAGGAAGTCGTCCTTCAGCGAGACCGAGTTGTTGGAGTTCTGGCCGGAGACGGTGAGGTAGGCCTCCGAATCCCAGTCGGTGTCGTAGGTGTCGAACTGGATGTCCTTGTAGCCCTGCTTGGCAAACTGGATCACCCGCTTGATGTAGTTGTCGGGCACGAGGTTGCGGCGCGCGAGCTTGATCTCGCGGCGGAGCGCCGGGTTCTTCTCCGGGTCGAAGCAGTCGTCGCCCGAGCCTTCGCAGTTCACGCAGGCCTTGAGCACCGCCTTCAGATGCTTCTGGTTGATCTTGGATCCGGTGACGAGGGCGGCGACCTTCTGCTCCTCCTTCACCTTCCAGTCGATATAGGTCTCGATGTCGGGGTGATCGACGTCGACGACGACCATCTTGGCGGCGCGGCGCGTGGTGCCACCGCTCTTGATGGCGCCTGCCGCGCGGTCACCGATCTTGAGGAAGCTCATCAGGCCGGACGAGCGGCCGCCGCCGGAGAGCTTTTCGCCTTCGCCGCGCAGGCGGGAGAAGTTCGAGCCGGTGCCGGAGCCATATTTGAACAGGCGCGCCTCGCGGACCCAGAGGTCCATGATGCCGCCCTCGTTGACGAGGTCGTCACCCACGCCCTGGATGAAGCAGGCGTGCGGCTGC
This genomic interval from Bradyrhizobium sp. CB82 contains the following:
- a CDS encoding vitamin B12-dependent ribonucleotide reductase → MKIERRHTTVGQSPYAGIDFRLTTSEIRNPDGSVVFKLDNVEVPTEWSQVASDVLAQKYFRKAGVAARLKKVEEESVPSFLWRSVPDTDALAALPEKERYVSELSAKQVFDRLAGCWTYWGWKGKYFSSDEDAQAFYDELRYMLAMQMVAPNSPQWFNTGLHWAYGIDGPGQGHYYVDPFTGKLTKSKSAYEHPQPHACFIQGVGDDLVNEGGIMDLWVREARLFKYGSGTGSNFSRLRGEGEKLSGGGRSSGLMSFLKIGDRAAGAIKSGGTTRRAAKMVVVDVDHPDIETYIDWKVKEEQKVAALVTGSKINQKHLKAVLKACVNCEGSGDDCFDPEKNPALRREIKLARRNLVPDNYIKRVIQFAKQGYKDIQFDTYDTDWDSEAYLTVSGQNSNNSVSLKDDFLRAVETDGDWSLIGRTNKKVMKTLRARDLWEKIGYAAWASADPGLHFNTTMNDWHTCKASGDIRASNPCSEYMFLDDTACNLASANLLTFYNTTTKRFDVEGYEHLCRLWTLVLEISVMMAQFPSRAIAELSYEFRTLGLGYANIGGLLMTMGLPYDSKEGRALCGALTAVMTGITYKTSAEIAAELGTFPGYKKNAAHMLRVIRNHRCAAHGQSSGYEALSVNPVPLDHASCPQADLVAHAQAAWDAALELGEQHGYRNAQTTVIAPTGTIGLVMDCDTTGIEPDFALVKFKKLAGGGYFKIINRAVPAALRALGYRESDIAEIEAYAVGHGSLSNAPGINASTLRAKGFTDEAIAKVEKALPTAFDIKFAFNKWTFGEDFIRDQLGIGAEAIAAPGFDLLQAVGFTKREIEAANVHICGAMTVEGAPHLKAEHYPVFDCANPCGKIGKRYLSVESHIRMMAASQPFISGAISKTINMPNDATVEDCKSAYMLSWKLALKANALYRDGSKLSQPLNSQLISDDEDEDDAVEAIYEKPMAARAAQVSEKIVEKLVERIIVMREREKMPDRRKGYTQKAVVGGHKVYLRTGEYDDGRLGEIFIDMHKEGAALRSFINNFAIAVSLGLQYGVPLDEYVDAFTFTRFEPAGPVQGNDSIKYATSILDYVFRELAVSYLSRFDLAHVDPNETGFDALGKGVEEGKEPDDEGGHHATKLVSRGLTRSRTDNLVVMRGGSATVSSGNDSAPAGGHRVTALHGAGARAGDTIEGAVALKQEASHDLSPTEKLEQLQWSKAGTAQTIVPTKAERRAEAKAKGYEGEMCSECGNFTLVRNGTCMKCDTCGSTTGCS